One Setaria italica strain Yugu1 chromosome II, Setaria_italica_v2.0, whole genome shotgun sequence DNA segment encodes these proteins:
- the LOC101765878 gene encoding AAA-ATPase At3g28610 isoform X1, which produces MAEPGKVVRRWQRWAFANLGSAFTNFGSLWFILAPLVSLVATYAPRRLFQTYFNLFLRRRTRRVLNVVDPYVTIDISEPGSDVRYSRYGPVSDNDGTYEEVKAYLSGACSHEDARELRAEGAKDGDGLVISMRDGQDVADEFRGVPLWWSSVVDKDVQGQRQGKRRFQRLTFHLRHRRLVVDEYLPHVRRRGREILFSNRRRRLYTNSKSRDVYSYESKSWSYIDFDHPTTFNTLAMDRAKKKDIMDDLDAFRNNRDFYRRTGKPWKRGYLLYGPPGTGKSTMVAAMANYLDYDIYDVELTVVNTNTDLRRLLIETTSKSIIVIEDIDCSLDLTGDRARQRRRPGGPPKDDDRYYADDRPRNTVTLSGLLNFIDGLWSASGGERIVVFTTNHVDKLDPALIRRGRMDMHIEMSYCGFEAFQTLAKNYLDIDDHELFGSVEEILREVKLTPADVAECLMTAKRAGAGEPSPCLEILIDELKKRAEEKEKAEAEAKAKAEAEAKAWAEAEAKAAAEAEAKAAAEANASEMARGNTR; this is translated from the exons ATGGCTGAGCCCGGCAAGGTCGTACGACGGTGGCAGCGGTGGGCGTTCGCCAACCTGGGCTCGGCGTTCACCAACTTCGGCTCGCTGTGGTTCATCCTGGCGCCGCTGGTGTCGCTGGTCGCCACCtacgcgccgcgccgcctgtTCCAGACCTACTTCAacctcttcctccgccgccgcacccgccggGTCCTCAACGTCGTCGACCCCTACGTCACCATCGACATCTCGGAGCCCGGCTCCGACGTGCGCTACTCCCGGTACGGCCCCGTCTCCGACAACGACGGTACCTACGAGGAGGTCAAGGCGTACCTGAGCGGCGCGTGCTCGCACGAGGACGCGCGCGAGCTCCGCGCCGAGGGTGCCAAGGACGGCGACGGCCTCGTCATCAGCATGCGCGACGGCCAGGACGTCGCCGACGAGTTCCGCGGCGTTCCGCTCTGGTGGTCGTCGGTGGTGGATAAGGACGTGCAGGGGCAGCGCCAGGGGAAGCGACGCTTCCAGCGCCTCACGTtccacctccgccaccgccggctcgTCGTCGACGAGTACCTGCCACACGtccgccgccggggacgcgaGATCCTCTTCAgcaaccgccgccgcaggcTCTACACCAACAGCAAGTCACGCGATGTTTA CAGCTACGAATCCAAGTCATGGAGCTACATCGACTTCGATCACCCGACGACGTTCAACACGCTGGCCATGGACCGGGCCAAGAAGAAGGACATCATGGACGACCTCGACGCGTTCCGGAACAACAGGGACTTCTACCGGCGAACCGGCAAGCCGTGGAAGCGCGGGTACCTACTCTACGGCCCGCCGGGCACCGGCAAGTCCACCATGGTCGCCGCTATGGCCAACTACCTCGACTACGACATCTACGACGTCGAGCTCACCGTCGTGAACACCAACACCGACCTCCGCAGGCTCCTCATTGAGACCACCAGCAAGTCCATCATCGTCATCGAGGACATCGACTGCTCCCtcgacctcaccggcgaccgcgCCAGGCAGCGGCGACGCCCCGGCGGGCCGCCCAAGGATGACGACAGGTACTACGCCGACGACAGGCCCCGCAACACGGTGACCCTGTCCGGCCTGCTCAACTTCATCGACGGGCTGTggtcggcgtccggcggcgAGCGAATCGTCGTGTTCACCACCAACCACGTCGACAAGCTCGACCCGGCGCTGATCCGGCGCGGCAGGATGGACATGCACATCGAGATGTCCTACTGCGGCTTCGAGGCGTTCCAGACCCTCGCCAAGAACTACCTGGACATCGACGACCACGAGCTGTTCGGCTCCGTCGAGGAGATACTGCGGGAGGTGAAGCTCACGCCGGCCGATGTCGCTGAGTGCCTCATGACGGCCAAGCGAGCGGGAGCCGGCGAGCCTTCTCCGTGCCTTGAGATATTGATCGATGAGCTGAAGAAGAGAgcagaggagaaggagaaggccgaggcggaggcgaaggCGAAGGCTGAGGCAGAGGCCAAGGCATGGGCTGAGGCAGAGGCCAAAGCGGCAGCGGAGGCAGAGGCcaaagcggcggcggaggcaaaCGCGAGCGAAATGGCCCGTGGGAACACACGGTAA
- the LOC101765878 gene encoding AAA-ATPase At3g28610 isoform X2, with protein sequence MAEPGKVVRRWQRWAFANLGSAFTNFGSLWFILAPLVSLVATYAPRRLFQTYFNLFLRRRTRRVLNVVDPYVTIDISEPGSDVRYSRYGPVSDNDGTYEEVKAYLSGACSHEDARELRAEGAKDGDGLVISMRDGQDVADEFRGVPLWWSSVVDKDVQGQRQGKRRFQRLTFHLRHRRLVVDEYLPHVRRRGREILFSNRRRRLYTNSKSRDVYYESKSWSYIDFDHPTTFNTLAMDRAKKKDIMDDLDAFRNNRDFYRRTGKPWKRGYLLYGPPGTGKSTMVAAMANYLDYDIYDVELTVVNTNTDLRRLLIETTSKSIIVIEDIDCSLDLTGDRARQRRRPGGPPKDDDRYYADDRPRNTVTLSGLLNFIDGLWSASGGERIVVFTTNHVDKLDPALIRRGRMDMHIEMSYCGFEAFQTLAKNYLDIDDHELFGSVEEILREVKLTPADVAECLMTAKRAGAGEPSPCLEILIDELKKRAEEKEKAEAEAKAKAEAEAKAWAEAEAKAAAEAEAKAAAEANASEMARGNTR encoded by the exons ATGGCTGAGCCCGGCAAGGTCGTACGACGGTGGCAGCGGTGGGCGTTCGCCAACCTGGGCTCGGCGTTCACCAACTTCGGCTCGCTGTGGTTCATCCTGGCGCCGCTGGTGTCGCTGGTCGCCACCtacgcgccgcgccgcctgtTCCAGACCTACTTCAacctcttcctccgccgccgcacccgccggGTCCTCAACGTCGTCGACCCCTACGTCACCATCGACATCTCGGAGCCCGGCTCCGACGTGCGCTACTCCCGGTACGGCCCCGTCTCCGACAACGACGGTACCTACGAGGAGGTCAAGGCGTACCTGAGCGGCGCGTGCTCGCACGAGGACGCGCGCGAGCTCCGCGCCGAGGGTGCCAAGGACGGCGACGGCCTCGTCATCAGCATGCGCGACGGCCAGGACGTCGCCGACGAGTTCCGCGGCGTTCCGCTCTGGTGGTCGTCGGTGGTGGATAAGGACGTGCAGGGGCAGCGCCAGGGGAAGCGACGCTTCCAGCGCCTCACGTtccacctccgccaccgccggctcgTCGTCGACGAGTACCTGCCACACGtccgccgccggggacgcgaGATCCTCTTCAgcaaccgccgccgcaggcTCTACACCAACAGCAAGTCACGCGATGTTTA CTACGAATCCAAGTCATGGAGCTACATCGACTTCGATCACCCGACGACGTTCAACACGCTGGCCATGGACCGGGCCAAGAAGAAGGACATCATGGACGACCTCGACGCGTTCCGGAACAACAGGGACTTCTACCGGCGAACCGGCAAGCCGTGGAAGCGCGGGTACCTACTCTACGGCCCGCCGGGCACCGGCAAGTCCACCATGGTCGCCGCTATGGCCAACTACCTCGACTACGACATCTACGACGTCGAGCTCACCGTCGTGAACACCAACACCGACCTCCGCAGGCTCCTCATTGAGACCACCAGCAAGTCCATCATCGTCATCGAGGACATCGACTGCTCCCtcgacctcaccggcgaccgcgCCAGGCAGCGGCGACGCCCCGGCGGGCCGCCCAAGGATGACGACAGGTACTACGCCGACGACAGGCCCCGCAACACGGTGACCCTGTCCGGCCTGCTCAACTTCATCGACGGGCTGTggtcggcgtccggcggcgAGCGAATCGTCGTGTTCACCACCAACCACGTCGACAAGCTCGACCCGGCGCTGATCCGGCGCGGCAGGATGGACATGCACATCGAGATGTCCTACTGCGGCTTCGAGGCGTTCCAGACCCTCGCCAAGAACTACCTGGACATCGACGACCACGAGCTGTTCGGCTCCGTCGAGGAGATACTGCGGGAGGTGAAGCTCACGCCGGCCGATGTCGCTGAGTGCCTCATGACGGCCAAGCGAGCGGGAGCCGGCGAGCCTTCTCCGTGCCTTGAGATATTGATCGATGAGCTGAAGAAGAGAgcagaggagaaggagaaggccgaggcggaggcgaaggCGAAGGCTGAGGCAGAGGCCAAGGCATGGGCTGAGGCAGAGGCCAAAGCGGCAGCGGAGGCAGAGGCcaaagcggcggcggaggcaaaCGCGAGCGAAATGGCCCGTGGGAACACACGGTAA